One Thermoanaerobacter uzonensis DSM 18761 genomic window, TTTTCCATAAGCCAAAAAGTTTCCCCTCATAATATTGAATTGTTAAAAAAGTGTATATCAATGTGATTAAAAACATGAGTCCCATTGACAATAACAAACCAGCAAGAATGTATGCAAAAGCTGTGTTTTGTTGTATAAAAAATCTCACGTCTACGTAAAGTATTAAAATAACAGCAACGGTAATCACAAAGTTTATAAGCATCCACGAGAAGTGCTTTGTAAAACCCTTCCAAAATTCTTTAAAGACGCTGCTTCCTTCATCTTTTCTCAATAAACGTATTGAATGAAAAAGAGCTTCTGTGGATTGGAAAATTGTAACAACAGGAAGTGAAAATATAATCCACAGAAGATTTAATATCATTAAATCGCTTATGAAATAGGCTATGTCGTAAAGCTTTGAGTCTCTCATTGCATTTCACCTTTACATTTATTTTAACAATTTCTTTTGTATTTTACCAGCTGCATTCTTGGGAAGTTCGGGTACAAACTCAAAAATCTTTGGAATCTTATATGAAGCCAATTTATCCTTTAAAAAGCTTTGAAGCTCTTTTCTATCAGCTTTCGCTCCTTCTTTTAGCACCACAAAAGCTTTAACTTCTTCTCCTTTCAATGGATCACCCACTCCTATCACAGCTGCTTCTAAAACATCAGGATGTTCTAATAAGGCATCTTCAACTTCCCTCGGATATACATTAAACCCACCTAATATTATCATGTCTTTTAGTCTATCTACAATGTAAAAATATCCGTCTTCATCTTTTTTTGCAAGGTCACCCGTGTGGAGCCAACCACCTCTTAAAGTCTTAGCAGTTTCTTCTGGCATGTTGTGATAGCCAACCATTATATTAGGCCCCCTTAAAACAAGCTCTCCTACTTCTCCAACGGGGAGTTCGTTATCATTTTCATCCATTATCTTTGCTTCAACACAAGGAAGTGGCAACCCAACAGACCCCGGTTTTCTTATGGCATCAGGCTCTAAAGGATTTAAAAGTGCAACAGGAGCTGCCTCACTTAACCCATAGCCTTCTACAAGCGGAAAATTGAATTTTTCCTCAAATCCTCTTTGTATCTCAGGCGCTAATGGAGCTCCACCTGATATAGCTAACCTTAAAGCTTTAAATTGTCCCTTTTCTGCCATTCTCATAAGGACCGCAAACATCGAAGGCACTCCGCAAAAAACAGTTACATCTTCTTTTGTCAGTGTCTCCAATGTGTCTTTTGGCATAAAACTTTCTTTTATTGTAATAACAGAACCCAAATAAAATCCAAGAAGTATGTTGACTGTCCAAGAAAAACTATGAAACAAAGGCAATACAGCTAAAAAATTATCAGAAGGCCCTAAGTCAGAAACCTCATCCATAGCTTTTACATCAGCAATGAAGTTATTGTGAGTAAGCATCGCACCTTTAGGTTTCCCTGTCGTTCCAGAGGTATATATATACGTACATACTTCGTCTGGTTCTATTTCAACATGTTGAGAAGGACCCATTTTTAAAATTGCATTAATTGTATTTTCATCTAAAACGATCACATTTTTAAGATTCAATCTTCCCAATTGAGATTTATCAACTTTTTGTGCTATTACAGGATGAACTACCAAAGTATTAGCTCCTGATTCCATGATTATATAAGCTATTTCTTCAAGAGTAAGCATCATGTTAAGTGGAACAACAATCGCCCCTGCTTTTGACACTCCCATAAAAGAAAAAATATATTCAGGACAATTTGGGAAACTTAAAGCCACCCTATCACCTTTTTTAACACCTATTGATTGAAAAAAAGAAGCGTATTTATCTATTAAAGTATCCACTTCTCCATAAGTATAAACTCTGTCTTTAAATTTTATCGCCACATGGTTCTCAGACACTTTTGCGTTTTTGTAAAGTTCATGAATTTTCATAATTATCCTCCTTTAACTTAATATGGCAGCACCGATGATCCCTGCATCATTTCCAAGCTCTGCTTTTCTTATGTCAGCATACGGTAAGTCTTTGAATAAAATATTCTCTGCCACTTCTTTTTTAAGAGGCTTTATGAGAAAATCTCCTGCATTTGCAACTCCTCCACCCAATATTATCACTTCAGGGTCAAACATGTTTATCACATTTACAATCCCAATAGCTAAGTATTTGACGTAGTCGTTGAAAATTCTCATTGCTTGCTCATCGTACTGCTTCGCCGCGTCAATTACATTTTTAGCCGTGATGCTGTTTATATCCCCATTTGCAAATTTTAAAATAAGAGAATTGGGATCTTTTTCTACTGCCTTTTTCCCTTCTCTTATTAAAGCAGTTGCTGAAGCATATGTCTCTAAACATCCAATTTTACCACAATTACATCTTATACCATTGTCTCCTATCACTATGTGTCCAAGCTCAGGTGCAAAATGATGTGCACCATTGTATATTTTACCATCAAGGATAAAACCAGAACCTACTCCTGTTCCTAAGGTAATTGTCACTGAGGACTTAGAACCTTTGCCAGCCCCATATGCTGCTTCTGCCAAAGCTGCTACATTTGCATCATTGTCCATATATATTGGCAAATCAATGTATTTTCTTATTTCTTTTACAAGAGGAACTTTTGTCCAAAACAGATTCACCGCTCGTATTACTATGCCTTTTTCGCTATCTGCTACGCCCGGGACTCCTATTCCCATTGACTTAATATCACTTACACTTAGATTACTCCTCTTAATAAGTTCAAAAGCTATATCCGCTATGTCTTTGGCAATCGCTTCATAACCCCTTTCGGGTTTTGTCGGCCTGCTACCTGTAGCTACTATACGTCCCTCTTCATCCACCAATCCAACAGCAATATTAGTGCCTCCAAGGTCAACACCAATTCTCATTCTTCCTCTCCTCCAATTTTTCGTTTTTTCTCTTTAAGATATTCTTTTATTTTTCCAACATCAGTATTAAGCACTAAATCCTCAGTTATACCGGCATTTTTAATAACTTTGAGAGCTTCATCAAACCTTCCTACATCAAAGCTTACATGGGCATCGCTTCCTACAGCAATTTTTACTCCCATTTCTTTCGCTTTTTTAGCAATGAGAAAACAATTTTCTTCACTGCCCTTTCTTGAACTTACAAAGGAGCTGTTGTTTATTTCAATAAATTTGCCATATTCTTTAGCAGCCATTAAAACTTTTTCAATATCTATTGGATAGATGGGATTCCCAGGATGTCCTATTATATCTACACAAGGGTTTTTTATAGCATTTATAATAGCTTTTGTGTTTCTTTCTATATCGTCACTTGGTTCAAAACACACGTCATGCAAACTGGCAATCACTATATCTAGTTTTTTAAGTATTCCTTCTGGTAAGTCCAAATTTCCTTCTTCATCCATTATATTAACTTCTACCCCTTTTAATATCTCCACCCCCTCTATTTTTTCAGGTAACACTTTTAAATTTCCAAAATACCAAAGGTGAGCAGCTCCTGGCATTTTAGGCCCGTGGTCTGTCATACATATAAGTTGAAGCCCTTTTTTATAAGCCTCTCTTGCGTTTTCTGTAATAGTGCTGTAAGCGTGACCGCTTGAAATTGTGTGAGTATGAGTGTCCAAAACCAACTTCAACTTTATCCTCTCCCTTTAATTCCCTATTTGTTTTAATAATTTTTTGTTAAGCTCATGGGCAGCGTTGTATCCCATCTGTTTTTGCCTGTGGTTCATCGCTGCTACTTCTACTATTATCGCGAGATTTCTTCCTGGCCTTACAGGTATAGTAAGCTTTGGAACTTTGACATCTAAAAATTTAATATATTCATCTTCTAATCCTAACCTGTCATAATATTTATCTTCATCCCATTCCTCCAATTGAATGACTAAATCTATATTCATTGTATTTCTAACAGACCCCACACCGTACAACGTCTTAATATCAAGTATGCCAATGCCCCTTATCTCAATAAAATGTCTTATTATCTCCGGTGAACTCCCTTGAAGCTTGTCCTCACTTATCTTGCTAATCTCCACTGCATCATCAGCAACTAACCTGTGTCCCCTTTTGATTAGCTCTAATGCTGTTTCACTTTTACCTATGCCACTTTCTCCTAATAAAAGAACACCTATACCATACACATCTACAAGGTCTCCGTGAATAGTAATTTGTGGTGCTAACTTTTCATCAAGGTAATTTATTAATCTATTTATAAATTTCGTAGAAGCTTCTTTCGTCCTCAAAAGATATCTATCGTACTTTTGGGCAGCATCTATAAGTTCTTGGCGTATATTTAAATCTCTTGTTACAATAAGGCAAGGAATGGGGTAAGTAAAGAATTTATCTGCTCTTTCAGCTAATACGCCATCTGGCAGCTGTTCTATAAAAGTTGTCTCGACTTTTCCTATTATTTGCACTCTTTCATAAGCAAAATGCTCATAAAAGCCGGAAAATTGTAAGCCCGGCCTATTTACATCACTTGTTGTTATATCTATTTTATTATTTTTGGCCTCAACAATGACTTCTAAATTTAAATCCTTTATCAAAGTTTCAACAGGAATCTTATCCACTTTTTCACCTCCAGCCAGCAACAAAACGCTGCATTTAATTCAATTATATTATTTAATGTAAAATAAGTAAATAGACAAAACCTTTTCTTCTTGGAAGATGTAAATTATAATATGTTTATAGCCATATAAACTTTTGAGGTGAAAAAATGTTAAGACAAAGACTTCTTAGACTTTTAAAAGAAAACAAAGGGGAATATATCTCTGGGCAAAAACTTTCTGATGAGCTCAACGTTTCAAGAACTGCTATATGGAAACATATAAATGAATTAAAAAATGAAGGATACCAAATAGAAGCCCATCATAAGCTGGGGTATATATTGCTTTCTGAGCCTGATTTGTTAATTTATGAAGAAGTATCCCCTTATCTTACTACAGATTTTATAGGAAAAAATTATATACATAAGTTAGTCATTGATTCTACAAACAACCTTGCCAAAGAAATAGCATCAAACGTTCCTGATGGCACAGTAATTATTGCCGAAGAGCAGACAGCAGGAAGAGGACGATTAGGAAGAAGTTGGATATCTCAAAAAGGCTGTGGCATCTGGATGTCTATCATTTTAAAACCAAATATACAGCCACAGGAGGCAATTAATCTCACACAAGTAGCGGCAATTTCTGTAGTCAAAGCTATTGAAGAAGTATTTCACGTAGAAAGCAAAATAAAATGGCCAAATGATATAATACTAAACAATAAAAAAGTGTGTGGAATATTGACAGAGATGAGTTCAGAGATTGACAAAATAAACTATGTGATAATAGGAATTGGAGTCAATGTAAATTGTGACAATTTCCCTGAAGAATTAAAAGGGAAAGCCACTTCCTTGTACTTAGAAACCAACTCTAAAGTTGATAGAAAAAAACTTACCGCCAGCATTTTAAATAACCTGGAATTTTATTATAATGCATATTTACAAAAAGGCTTTGTATACATAAGGCCTATATGCATTGAAAAATCCATAACAATAGGAAGGCAGATAAAAGTCATTGCCAATGAGGGTGAAATTGAAGGGAAAGCTGTAACTATTGACAATAATGGAAGTTTGGTAGTAGAGACTAAAGAGGGCAAAAGACTTAGTATTATGTCAGGAGATGTGTCTGTAAGGGGGTTACTGGATTATGTTTAAACAAAATCTTGACGCTCCAGTTTGTTGACAAAGTTAAAAAATGTTCAAAGGAGATATTTTGCATCGTCGCTCCGGTGTTCCAAAGCGACAAAACTAAAGCTCGACCTTCAGGTTCCGGCAGGGTACCGGGCACAATCGGCATCCATGCCTTAAGGTGCCCGCCTCCGCCATCCATGGCTTCGGCCCTGCCTCCACCCTCGGTCTTGCTAAGTTTTGTTATCGCTTTGTAACAAGTCGCGCCAAACGCAAAATATCTTCTTTTCGAAAGTTTGTCTACAGTCTGAAGCATCCAAGCCAAAATCTTGACGCTTTTTATTTCCTAAAATATTCATATACAGCTTGAGCAGCTTTTTCATTCATTCCTTCCACTTTTTTAAGGTCCTCCACACTTGCCCTTTTTATTTCTTCTATGGATTTGAAGGCATCATATAATGCTTTTGCCCTTTTTTCACCTATGCCGGGGATATTGAGAAGTTCGCTTTTAAATCTTTTGCTTTGCTTTTCTTTGTGGAAAGTTATAGCAAACCTATGAGCCTCTTCTTGTATTTGAGCAATCAGGCGAAAAGCTTTTGTAGTCATAGGGATGTCAATTTCACCTTGAGGTGATACAAGGCCTCGAGTCCTGTGTTTTGAATCTTTTACCATACCATAAACAGGAATAGAAATCCCCCAGCCACTTAACACCTGCAGTACAGCATTTACATGCCCTATGCCACCATCTACAAATATTAAATCTGGCATTTCAGCAAATTTGGCCTTATCCTCTTCAAGTTCACCTTTTTCAATAAGCTCTTTTTCTTCAATACCGTGCAAAAACCGCCTTTCTATTACCTCTCTCATACTCTCATAATCGTCTTGTCCCTCTACATATTTTATGTTAAACTTCCTGTACTGACTTTTCTTTGGCTTTCCATCTACAAACACCACCATAGACCCTACATTTTCTTGACCCCTTGTGTTTGAAATATCATAGGCTTCAATTCTCTTAGCGTAATCAAGCCCCACTAAATTAGAGAGTTCTAATGCAGCCTGGTCTTTTGAAATTTCATCTCTTATTGATATGTCATTCTTCAGGGCTTCTAAAGCATTTTGATAAACCATATCAACCAGTTCTTTTTTCTTACCTCTTACAGGAATTGTTATAAAAACTTTGTTGCCTCTCTTTTGTGATAACCATTCACTGAGAAGCTCTCTTTCGTCTAATTCCACATCAGTTATTATTTCTTTAGGAATGTAAGGAGCACCTTCATAAAATTGCTTTATAAAGGAAGAGATTACTTCTCCTCTTTCCATACCTTCTGTATTTTTCATATAATAATGCTCTCTTCCGCTTAATTTTCCATCTCGTACAAAGAACACCTGTATACAGGAAATATCCGCACTTCGGGCCATTGAAATTATATCCTGTTCATCTTCTCCTACTGATACTACCTTTTGTTTTTCTGATGTCCTTTCAATGGCAAAAATCTGGTCTCTAATCCTCGCCGCTTCCTCGAACCTCAATTCTTCCGCCGCTTTTTGCATGTCTTCTTTAAGTTTTTGTATGAGCCAATCTCTCTTTCCATCAAGAAAGAGAACTGCCTGATCAACTAATTTTCTATAATCTTCTTTATTTATTTTGTTAGTGCAAGGAGCAGAACACAATCCTATGTGGTAATAGAGACATTCTCTAACTTTACCAATGTCCTTTTCAATATTTCTGTTACATGTCCTTACTGGAAACATTTTTCTGACAAGTTTTATAGTCTCCCTCACTGCAAAGGCACTGCTATAAGGCCCAAAATATTTAGCACCATCTGGCTCGATTCTTCTTGTAAACATTATGCGAGGATACTCTTCATTTACTGTAACTTTAATATAGGGGTAATTTTTGTCATCTTTTAATAATATATTATACTTAGGCTTATACTTTTTAATTAAGTTACATTCCAACATTAAAGCTTCAAGTTCAGTATCAGTAACAATGTACTCAAAGTCTTCCACATGAGAAAGCATTACTTTTACTTTTGGCAATTGATTTTCTTTGTTTTGAAAGTACTGCCTCACTCTATTTTTGAGAACTACCGCTTTACCTACATAAATTATTTTGCCACTTTTATCTCTCATTATATAAACACCAGGTTTTTCAGGCAAAAGCTTTAATTTTTCTTCTATGGCCATTGTCCATCACCTTCAGGTCATTTAGTTAAATAAGCTCTTATTATATCTCTTGCTATAGGTGCTGCTACTTTCCCACCTTCACCACCATTTTCAACTATTACACTTACGACAATTTGCGGATTTTCGGCAGGTGCAAAACCTACAAACCAGGCATGGGGATCCCCGTGAGGATTTTCTGCAGTACCAGTTTTGCCTGCAACTGTAATACTAGAAATTTGTGCAGCTTTACCTGTCCCCTCTTTATTGTTAACTACGCCTATCATCAATTGTTTAATAGTATCTGCCACCTTTTTTGATATAGGATTTAAATACTGTGAAGGAGTGCTTTTTTCAATGATTGCCCCTGAAATAGGATCTGCCACGTATCTCATCAAATAAGGCTTCATCATAACCCCATCATTTGCAACGGCAGAAGCAACTAAAGCCATTGTAAGAGGTGTTACAAGGATTTTACCCTGTCCTATAGAAGATTCTGCTAAAGCAACTTTTCCTTCAATAGGAGGAAAATAATTTTGTGCTGTATCTATTTCTAAAGGAACTCGTTTATTTAGACCAAAAGCATAAGCCATTGTTTGCAAGTTTTCGCTTCCTAAATCTAAACCAACCTGTATAAAAAAGGAATTGCAAGACCTATAAAAAGCTTGTCTAAAATCCTCTGTTCCATGAGCAATGCCTCCAAAATCATTTATCTTGTTGCCATCCACAATTATATATCCTTTGCAATCAAAAATCTTGTTATATAATTCAGGTTTATATGTCAAAACTGCTGCAGTGGTTATAATTTTAAAGACAGACCCTGGAGGATACAACCCTTGCGCAGCTCTATTTAAAACTACGTGTTCAGAACTTGTCATTATTTCTTCCCAATTTTCTCCTAAAGTATTGGGGTCATAAGAAGGAGAAGAAACCATTGCTAAAATTTCTCCAGTCTTTGGATTTAAAGCTACAACCGCTCCTTTTTTACCCTCCATCTCTTTGTAAGCAAGGTCTTGAAGAGTTTTATCTATTGTCAAATATACATTATCTCCTACCTGTCCTTTTGCTAAAACCAATTTTCTAAGAATAGTCATTGGGTCATTTCCTACCATCCCAAGTAATTCTTTGTCATAAGCTTTCTCTATTCCTGCATTTCCTTGTTGATATATTCTGCGACTATAGCCTATTACTTGCGCAAAAGCAGGCCCATCTAGGTATTCTCTCTTTTGTGAGCCATCTACAAACACGCTTTTTGCAAGTACAGTCCCATTTCTGTCTAAAATACTGCCTCGCAATATCTTTTTTTCTTGTTCTATAAGTCTTCGATTGTAAACACTATACGAACTAGTAATTAATTTATCTCTTTCATATATTTGGAAATAAGTTAAATAGGCAACTAGGCCGAAAAAAAGTATAGAAAAAAACCAAAACAGAATTTTAATATTGCGATTTAAGTTGGACATCCTGTTGCTCCTCCTTAAGAGCTATGCCATTGAGCATACCCAATGTCACAAAGCTCGTCACCATAGAACTACCACCATAACTTACAAAGGGAAGGGTTACCCCTGTCAGAGGTATGAATTTTATGACACCACCAATTATAGTAAAAACTTGTAAACTAAACATTGAAATAAGGCCTGTAGCTACTAATACACCAAACTCATCTTTAGCATTTAGTGCTACTTTAATCCCTCTATACATTATAACAAAATACACAAGAATTATGGCTATAGCACCTAAAAGTCCAAATTCTTCACTAATAGCAGAAAATATGAAATCACTTGCCACAACCGGTATATACTCTGGATGCCCCATGCCGAGCCCTGTGCCAAAAAAGCCTCCTGCCGCAATGGCAAAAAGTGATTGTACAATTTGATATGTCTTTCCAGGTACATCCATCCAAGGGTTCAACCATGCCTCAATTCTTACTCTTACGTGCCAAAACAAAAAGTAGGATATTATGCCTCCTAAAACAAAGAGCCCAATCCCTACTGCTGTGTATAATAGATTAGAAGTAGATACAAAAATT contains:
- a CDS encoding YesL family protein, whose amino-acid sequence is MRDSKLYDIAYFISDLMILNLLWIIFSLPVVTIFQSTEALFHSIRLLRKDEGSSVFKEFWKGFTKHFSWMLINFVITVAVILILYVDVRFFIQQNTAFAYILAGLLLSMGLMFLITLIYTFLTIQYYEGKLFGLWKTSFLLGLGHLPQTILIILTLLTALILANIMPILFFIILASVSAYVIDIIFEGVIRKYIKKDKE
- a CDS encoding long-chain-fatty-acid--CoA ligase, which gives rise to MKIHELYKNAKVSENHVAIKFKDRVYTYGEVDTLIDKYASFFQSIGVKKGDRVALSFPNCPEYIFSFMGVSKAGAIVVPLNMMLTLEEIAYIIMESGANTLVVHPVIAQKVDKSQLGRLNLKNVIVLDENTINAILKMGPSQHVEIEPDEVCTYIYTSGTTGKPKGAMLTHNNFIADVKAMDEVSDLGPSDNFLAVLPLFHSFSWTVNILLGFYLGSVITIKESFMPKDTLETLTKEDVTVFCGVPSMFAVLMRMAEKGQFKALRLAISGGAPLAPEIQRGFEEKFNFPLVEGYGLSEAAPVALLNPLEPDAIRKPGSVGLPLPCVEAKIMDENDNELPVGEVGELVLRGPNIMVGYHNMPEETAKTLRGGWLHTGDLAKKDEDGYFYIVDRLKDMIILGGFNVYPREVEDALLEHPDVLEAAVIGVGDPLKGEEVKAFVVLKEGAKADRKELQSFLKDKLASYKIPKIFEFVPELPKNAAGKIQKKLLK
- a CDS encoding ROK family protein produces the protein MRIGVDLGGTNIAVGLVDEEGRIVATGSRPTKPERGYEAIAKDIADIAFELIKRSNLSVSDIKSMGIGVPGVADSEKGIVIRAVNLFWTKVPLVKEIRKYIDLPIYMDNDANVAALAEAAYGAGKGSKSSVTITLGTGVGSGFILDGKIYNGAHHFAPELGHIVIGDNGIRCNCGKIGCLETYASATALIREGKKAVEKDPNSLILKFANGDINSITAKNVIDAAKQYDEQAMRIFNDYVKYLAIGIVNVINMFDPEVIILGGGVANAGDFLIKPLKKEVAENILFKDLPYADIRKAELGNDAGIIGAAILS
- a CDS encoding phosphatase is translated as MKLVLDTHTHTISSGHAYSTITENAREAYKKGLQLICMTDHGPKMPGAAHLWYFGNLKVLPEKIEGVEILKGVEVNIMDEEGNLDLPEGILKKLDIVIASLHDVCFEPSDDIERNTKAIINAIKNPCVDIIGHPGNPIYPIDIEKVLMAAKEYGKFIEINNSSFVSSRKGSEENCFLIAKKAKEMGVKIAVGSDAHVSFDVGRFDEALKVIKNAGITEDLVLNTDVGKIKEYLKEKKRKIGGEEE
- the hprK gene encoding HPr(Ser) kinase/phosphatase, with translation MDKIPVETLIKDLNLEVIVEAKNNKIDITTSDVNRPGLQFSGFYEHFAYERVQIIGKVETTFIEQLPDGVLAERADKFFTYPIPCLIVTRDLNIRQELIDAAQKYDRYLLRTKEASTKFINRLINYLDEKLAPQITIHGDLVDVYGIGVLLLGESGIGKSETALELIKRGHRLVADDAVEISKISEDKLQGSSPEIIRHFIEIRGIGILDIKTLYGVGSVRNTMNIDLVIQLEEWDEDKYYDRLGLEDEYIKFLDVKVPKLTIPVRPGRNLAIIVEVAAMNHRQKQMGYNAAHELNKKLLKQIGN
- a CDS encoding biotin--[acetyl-CoA-carboxylase] ligase codes for the protein MLRQRLLRLLKENKGEYISGQKLSDELNVSRTAIWKHINELKNEGYQIEAHHKLGYILLSEPDLLIYEEVSPYLTTDFIGKNYIHKLVIDSTNNLAKEIASNVPDGTVIIAEEQTAGRGRLGRSWISQKGCGIWMSIILKPNIQPQEAINLTQVAAISVVKAIEEVFHVESKIKWPNDIILNNKKVCGILTEMSSEIDKINYVIIGIGVNVNCDNFPEELKGKATSLYLETNSKVDRKKLTASILNNLEFYYNAYLQKGFVYIRPICIEKSITIGRQIKVIANEGEIEGKAVTIDNNGSLVVETKEGKRLSIMSGDVSVRGLLDYV
- the uvrC gene encoding excinuclease ABC subunit UvrC, whose protein sequence is MAIEEKLKLLPEKPGVYIMRDKSGKIIYVGKAVVLKNRVRQYFQNKENQLPKVKVMLSHVEDFEYIVTDTELEALMLECNLIKKYKPKYNILLKDDKNYPYIKVTVNEEYPRIMFTRRIEPDGAKYFGPYSSAFAVRETIKLVRKMFPVRTCNRNIEKDIGKVRECLYYHIGLCSAPCTNKINKEDYRKLVDQAVLFLDGKRDWLIQKLKEDMQKAAEELRFEEAARIRDQIFAIERTSEKQKVVSVGEDEQDIISMARSADISCIQVFFVRDGKLSGREHYYMKNTEGMERGEVISSFIKQFYEGAPYIPKEIITDVELDERELLSEWLSQKRGNKVFITIPVRGKKKELVDMVYQNALEALKNDISIRDEISKDQAALELSNLVGLDYAKRIEAYDISNTRGQENVGSMVVFVDGKPKKSQYRKFNIKYVEGQDDYESMREVIERRFLHGIEEKELIEKGELEEDKAKFAEMPDLIFVDGGIGHVNAVLQVLSGWGISIPVYGMVKDSKHRTRGLVSPQGEIDIPMTTKAFRLIAQIQEEAHRFAITFHKEKQSKRFKSELLNIPGIGEKRAKALYDAFKSIEEIKRASVEDLKKVEGMNEKAAQAVYEYFRK
- a CDS encoding peptidoglycan D,D-transpeptidase FtsI family protein, translated to MSNLNRNIKILFWFFSILFFGLVAYLTYFQIYERDKLITSSYSVYNRRLIEQEKKILRGSILDRNGTVLAKSVFVDGSQKREYLDGPAFAQVIGYSRRIYQQGNAGIEKAYDKELLGMVGNDPMTILRKLVLAKGQVGDNVYLTIDKTLQDLAYKEMEGKKGAVVALNPKTGEILAMVSSPSYDPNTLGENWEEIMTSSEHVVLNRAAQGLYPPGSVFKIITTAAVLTYKPELYNKIFDCKGYIIVDGNKINDFGGIAHGTEDFRQAFYRSCNSFFIQVGLDLGSENLQTMAYAFGLNKRVPLEIDTAQNYFPPIEGKVALAESSIGQGKILVTPLTMALVASAVANDGVMMKPYLMRYVADPISGAIIEKSTPSQYLNPISKKVADTIKQLMIGVVNNKEGTGKAAQISSITVAGKTGTAENPHGDPHAWFVGFAPAENPQIVVSVIVENGGEGGKVAAPIARDIIRAYLTK